One segment of Halococcus saccharolyticus DSM 5350 DNA contains the following:
- a CDS encoding N-6 DNA methylase, translating into MTEHGALEEVQRALEDKYGVSRVTREPALGEGGVSIRPDILVFKDKERTSPFLALEYSSLSTPHRRTEDIEQVRRYIEKTGAPFGAIVSEDLLYIFQVDQDDELIEVPVSKYPDIGDEPNMGPQPIGSHELFKFLIARIRDQLRSKQHQQVSEAFVQQLYRKYEADRGAVDVDIEDSFEKVIESLDASIQQRHDSYTPGKTPIDSPVLRTVFSVFSNYDLASTTLDIRRQIVDETFMGDFFDREGEKFTTPPKVAERLVELLDITDSDSVLDPASGWGYTLRAANEYTDEVVGVELNPGVNNAALFFNDLLEKSGTYVTADFLEMACREDIQASGNSTTLSTFAHDEEVTSQPQIAAEFDCIVLDPPFGGHPSDEVLDYLDEGRGVKLHEAFLSLALDQLADGGRLVAIVPTTGLVAVRSAWLREKIVQDYNLRGIIELSDAKLFPYLDSRFSLSVVVVDNHGGPTNEFTGIVCDEGSKDELSRAVAQVKNDEGETIPVKGASESLLPSELLGMEEAQQALHDRFDQVAPLEDFAIQIEGGARRSGDELEPYENPNSDISYLKLGANLYEWTTHVDGDSLVANPTDVLIGLKGTPGKVYHPGETVVPSSNWAIIRFHSEVEAAVYAAYLASQTGQKQVQSMARGSTIQYVPLRRIGDVIVPLYSDSELMDLAEKVQKAREEYNDEQRDYTAVDFEGVF; encoded by the coding sequence ATGACCGAACACGGGGCACTCGAAGAGGTTCAGCGGGCGCTTGAGGATAAGTACGGGGTGTCGCGTGTTACCCGAGAGCCAGCTCTGGGTGAGGGTGGAGTATCTATCAGACCCGACATTCTCGTGTTCAAGGACAAGGAGAGGACATCCCCATTCCTCGCTCTTGAGTATAGCAGTCTCAGCACCCCTCACCGAAGAACCGAGGACATCGAGCAAGTTCGAAGGTATATCGAGAAAACCGGTGCACCGTTCGGCGCGATTGTCTCTGAGGATCTCCTTTACATCTTCCAGGTAGACCAGGACGACGAGCTAATCGAAGTTCCCGTTTCCAAGTATCCAGACATCGGCGACGAACCGAACATGGGTCCGCAGCCCATCGGATCGCACGAGTTGTTCAAGTTCCTTATCGCTCGGATACGCGACCAACTCCGCTCCAAACAGCACCAGCAGGTGTCAGAAGCATTTGTTCAACAGCTTTACCGGAAGTATGAGGCCGATAGAGGGGCGGTAGACGTTGATATCGAGGACTCGTTTGAGAAGGTCATTGAGAGCCTTGACGCGTCTATCCAACAACGGCACGATTCTTACACGCCGGGCAAAACACCAATCGATTCGCCCGTACTCAGGACCGTATTCTCGGTCTTCTCGAACTACGACCTCGCATCCACTACACTCGACATCCGACGGCAAATCGTCGATGAGACGTTCATGGGAGACTTCTTCGACCGTGAGGGTGAGAAGTTCACCACCCCACCCAAGGTCGCCGAGCGTCTGGTAGAACTGCTCGATATCACTGACAGTGACTCTGTCCTTGACCCTGCCTCTGGCTGGGGTTACACGCTGAGAGCGGCCAACGAGTACACGGACGAGGTCGTCGGTGTAGAGCTGAATCCAGGTGTAAACAACGCTGCTCTCTTCTTCAACGATCTACTGGAGAAGTCCGGCACCTATGTGACGGCCGACTTCTTGGAGATGGCCTGTCGGGAGGATATCCAAGCCTCAGGTAACTCTACCACGCTAAGCACGTTCGCGCACGACGAGGAGGTCACCAGCCAGCCGCAAATTGCAGCAGAATTCGACTGTATCGTACTCGACCCTCCTTTCGGAGGACACCCCTCGGATGAGGTCCTCGACTATCTCGATGAAGGAAGAGGGGTGAAACTACACGAAGCCTTCCTCTCTTTGGCCTTAGACCAGTTAGCCGATGGCGGTCGGTTAGTAGCAATAGTTCCCACCACCGGTCTGGTGGCTGTCCGTAGCGCATGGCTTCGAGAAAAGATTGTCCAAGATTACAACCTTCGTGGGATTATCGAGCTTAGTGATGCCAAGCTCTTCCCGTATCTTGACTCCAGATTCAGCCTGTCTGTTGTAGTGGTTGACAATCACGGGGGGCCGACAAACGAGTTCACGGGCATCGTCTGTGATGAGGGTAGTAAGGACGAACTGAGTCGAGCAGTGGCGCAAGTCAAGAACGACGAAGGTGAAACGATTCCGGTGAAGGGAGCTTCAGAATCTCTCCTGCCGAGCGAACTGCTGGGAATGGAAGAGGCTCAGCAGGCACTTCACGATCGGTTCGACCAAGTCGCTCCCTTGGAAGACTTCGCAATCCAAATCGAAGGGGGAGCGCGTCGTTCGGGCGACGAACTCGAACCGTACGAAAACCCGAATTCGGATATCTCCTATCTCAAATTGGGTGCTAACCTGTACGAATGGACGACTCACGTTGATGGCGACTCTCTCGTCGCTAATCCAACCGATGTTCTCATCGGGTTAAAAGGGACGCCGGGGAAAGTCTACCACCCCGGAGAAACAGTCGTCCCCTCATCGAACTGGGCCATCATCAGGTTCCATTCAGAGGTTGAGGCGGCGGTTTACGCTGCGTACCTCGCTTCCCAGACGGGGCAGAAGCAGGTTCAGTCCATGGCCCGTGGGTCCACCATTCAGTACGTCCCTCTCCGCCGAATTGGCGACGTTATCGTTCCGTTGTACTCCGATAGCGAACTCATGGACCTTGCGGAGAAAGTTCAGAAAGCACGCGAGGAGTACAACGACGAGCAGAGAGATTACACTGCCGTTGATTTCGAGGGGGTGTTCTAA
- a CDS encoding thermonuclease family protein yields the protein MVLALVCLAALAGCGAETGANSTAETSESATTTAANTDTATDDQATSGIEVVNTTDADGDGNYESFDIRVRANTSFVGGDDGEGDPGEPYFAVQINGEHQFDTIEVAREDEFETTIPMNASVIPSGASGELNVTVRLMDRDIAFNDGIASWSVMVPYAPAETETPTPTTTATPTPTLTATSPETSTDTSTPTSTPTPTATPTPTPTDTPTPTPTPTPTATATATPTPSAPIPSEVSGGEARRATVTRVIDGDTMEVAFANGDDPDTVRLIGIDTPETTLGDVSPDEYEGIPSTQAARDHLFNWGERASDYATEELEGQTVRVVTDGESDRRGSFDRLLAYIYVNEENFNRALLDEGYARVYDSEFSLRSEFDSAEEQARSNNVGLWDFEASDTATPTPDGGDSSGQLTITNIQPEGDDETFVLENPTDSAIDLSGYTVDFDDDQTYTIQGVTLGAGETVTVHTGEGSDSDSDIYAGKGRSVLNNDGDTITIRDSSGNTVAQESYGDGG from the coding sequence ATGGTACTCGCGCTCGTTTGCTTGGCAGCACTCGCTGGTTGTGGTGCCGAGACTGGAGCGAACAGCACAGCCGAGACCTCGGAGTCTGCCACGACGACCGCTGCTAACACCGATACCGCGACTGACGATCAGGCGACCTCGGGTATTGAAGTCGTGAATACCACCGATGCGGACGGCGACGGTAACTACGAGTCCTTCGACATCCGAGTCCGGGCGAACACCTCGTTCGTGGGCGGCGATGACGGCGAGGGTGACCCTGGGGAGCCATACTTCGCTGTCCAAATTAACGGCGAACACCAGTTTGACACCATAGAGGTCGCTCGGGAAGACGAGTTCGAGACTACAATCCCGATGAACGCCTCCGTCATTCCCAGCGGGGCGAGCGGCGAGCTGAACGTAACGGTCCGACTGATGGACCGAGACATCGCGTTCAATGACGGAATTGCGTCGTGGTCCGTGATGGTGCCCTACGCACCCGCTGAAACCGAAACGCCGACTCCAACCACGACGGCCACTCCAACCCCTACACTGACGGCGACCTCACCTGAGACGAGCACCGATACGTCGACGCCAACCTCTACGCCTACCCCGACTGCGACTCCCACGCCAACTCCGACCGACACACCAACGCCGACGCCAACACCTACCCCGACCGCGACAGCCACGGCCACTCCTACCCCATCAGCGCCAATCCCATCGGAAGTCTCCGGTGGCGAAGCCCGCCGCGCAACCGTCACCCGCGTCATCGACGGCGACACGATGGAAGTCGCGTTCGCCAATGGCGACGACCCCGACACCGTGCGCCTCATTGGTATTGATACACCCGAGACGACGCTGGGCGATGTCTCTCCCGACGAATACGAAGGCATCCCGAGTACGCAGGCTGCACGCGACCACCTCTTCAACTGGGGGGAGCGAGCGAGTGATTACGCCACCGAAGAACTCGAAGGACAGACCGTACGCGTGGTCACTGACGGTGAGAGCGACCGCCGCGGAAGCTTCGACCGATTGCTCGCATACATCTACGTCAACGAAGAGAACTTCAACCGCGCGCTGCTTGACGAAGGCTACGCTCGCGTGTACGATAGTGAGTTCTCGCTGCGCAGCGAGTTCGATAGCGCCGAGGAGCAGGCGCGGTCGAACAACGTCGGTCTCTGGGACTTCGAGGCGTCCGACACCGCTACTCCAACCCCGGACGGCGGTGACAGCTCGGGCCAGCTTACCATCACGAACATCCAACCGGAGGGCGATGACGAGACGTTCGTTCTCGAAAACCCAACCGACTCGGCAATCGACCTTTCGGGGTATACGGTAGACTTCGACGACGACCAAACATACACTATCCAGGGCGTCACGCTGGGAGCTGGGGAGACAGTGACCGTTCACACCGGGGAAGGAAGTGACTCAGACAGCGACATCTACGCCGGGAAGGGACGTTCGGTGCTGAACAACGATGGCGATACGATAACGATTCGGGACAGTTCGGGCAACACAGTTGCTCAGGAGTCCTACGGCGACGGCGGGTAG
- a CDS encoding PriCT-2 domain-containing protein has translation MSDFEVVPAELRERDQWLLWDADNDVPRRPHWRGDFKISWNDPDDWHSFEEAVEAADERDSWGIGYVFSSENDNYARGLYGGLDLDGCVEEDRRPKDWLPSLQPFFDADAYMEFSPSGGGVHIPLAGLEKPEWWTDEHFTDDEHEGVEVLDNKFCTFTGDRLRNSGDAVADTGPWVEEWLRQAHKSITDDDPLAEGHGTAEGGVEDAILEFDGGGRAFGGDWFDAETAADALDHIDPDVMYPTWRDVGFALRDEFPTATALRLFKDWSRAGSKWDTEAERQAERIVEDSAPGGGRTIATVVHLAKQGGWDASAAATGTQADGGVAAVVPENASAGDAAGPDLSVPGGYRGPLIVAGDGRIGVDHPGDPEDPDSEGFWEDVTNFYIEAREFLRDRDAGEVYADLTVYPADAGESYDVTVPMTAFNEVRSFKTEVVKDRTTTYTSGIERLNDLRKFVGEQDAPERIGVERFGLFGGGSDDDGDDHAEFVAPEGALGPDGWLDDPGHAYVDQAVGLETKWALDPDDGDEFDADAVADVLETLPHTRETDRLLPVLGWFYASGVRPLVHEWTGEFNLLNITGESESGKTATLGLLWRLFGMDDDPLAVGGETKFTMMRSMTATNAVPVWFDEYKPATTDPWRIDALHGLLRGVTRGGTVQRGNADKTTDDYTLSAPVIVSGEQRIQGAAEQRRCVMTTFSSRATDPGTDTARAYKRLTGEGYLDDTGEYVTADAPDPREHALAYYQWVAGLDGDDLRERWNAAAAGVAGMLVNAGFDDGLGEAARQGLQTVVFGLRLYRAFAGTVGADVDGLVDEDAIESAVRYSAAEFVGGGHKSHVDTLVEVAARAAQNGYLEAGEHYTVVRDETPECEVRVNMSAAFDPLTKFVKDYDVSADLLDGFGDYRARFREAAAADGGYITVFGQNSPPIGRALGVHAGRACDSLDGFEARAFDAEPVADRPSGDRDDDADGGGGGSGPSQADRLEIVTDAVADLCERDDGAEHARVGDVVNTAMDAGVDSSAAHAALDKLAEQGDVYQPLTGQYRLR, from the coding sequence ATGAGCGACTTCGAGGTGGTCCCCGCCGAACTCCGCGAGCGCGACCAGTGGCTCCTCTGGGACGCCGACAACGATGTGCCGCGCCGCCCGCACTGGCGCGGGGATTTCAAAATCTCGTGGAACGACCCCGACGACTGGCACTCGTTCGAGGAGGCCGTCGAGGCCGCCGACGAACGCGACTCGTGGGGCATCGGCTACGTGTTCTCCTCGGAGAACGACAACTACGCCCGCGGCCTCTACGGCGGTCTCGACCTCGACGGGTGCGTCGAGGAGGACCGGCGGCCGAAGGACTGGCTCCCCTCGCTCCAACCGTTCTTCGACGCCGACGCCTACATGGAGTTCTCGCCATCGGGCGGGGGCGTCCACATCCCGCTCGCCGGTCTCGAAAAGCCGGAGTGGTGGACGGACGAGCACTTCACCGACGACGAGCACGAGGGCGTCGAGGTCCTCGACAACAAGTTCTGCACGTTCACTGGCGACCGGCTCCGCAACAGCGGCGACGCGGTGGCCGACACCGGCCCGTGGGTCGAGGAGTGGTTACGGCAGGCCCACAAGTCCATTACCGACGATGACCCGCTGGCGGAGGGGCACGGGACGGCGGAGGGTGGTGTCGAGGACGCAATCCTCGAATTCGACGGCGGAGGACGGGCCTTCGGCGGCGACTGGTTCGACGCCGAGACCGCGGCGGACGCGCTCGACCACATCGACCCGGACGTGATGTATCCGACGTGGCGCGACGTCGGATTCGCGCTGCGCGACGAGTTCCCGACCGCGACGGCGCTCCGACTGTTCAAGGATTGGTCGCGCGCCGGTTCGAAGTGGGACACCGAGGCCGAGCGGCAGGCCGAGCGCATTGTCGAGGACTCGGCACCCGGTGGTGGGCGAACTATTGCCACGGTGGTCCACCTCGCCAAGCAGGGCGGCTGGGACGCTTCCGCGGCGGCCACCGGGACACAAGCGGACGGTGGCGTGGCCGCAGTGGTTCCTGAGAACGCGAGCGCCGGTGACGCTGCCGGCCCCGACCTGTCGGTTCCCGGGGGGTACCGCGGGCCGCTCATCGTCGCGGGTGACGGTCGTATTGGCGTTGATCATCCGGGCGACCCCGAGGACCCGGACAGCGAGGGCTTCTGGGAGGACGTCACCAACTTCTACATCGAGGCGCGAGAGTTCCTGCGCGACCGCGACGCGGGCGAGGTCTACGCCGACCTCACGGTCTACCCGGCCGATGCCGGCGAATCCTACGACGTGACGGTCCCGATGACCGCGTTCAACGAGGTGCGCTCGTTCAAAACCGAAGTCGTGAAAGACCGGACGACGACGTACACCAGCGGCATCGAGCGGCTGAACGACCTTCGGAAGTTCGTCGGCGAGCAGGACGCTCCCGAGCGCATCGGCGTCGAACGATTCGGGCTGTTCGGCGGCGGCAGTGACGATGACGGCGACGACCACGCCGAGTTCGTCGCGCCCGAGGGTGCGCTCGGCCCCGACGGCTGGCTCGACGACCCCGGCCACGCCTACGTCGACCAGGCCGTCGGACTCGAAACCAAGTGGGCGCTCGACCCCGACGACGGCGACGAGTTCGACGCCGACGCCGTCGCGGACGTGCTCGAAACGCTCCCGCACACCCGCGAGACCGACCGCCTACTGCCGGTTCTCGGGTGGTTCTACGCGAGCGGGGTTCGGCCGCTCGTCCACGAGTGGACTGGGGAGTTCAACCTTCTCAACATTACCGGCGAGTCCGAGTCCGGCAAGACCGCCACGCTCGGCCTGCTCTGGCGGCTGTTCGGTATGGACGACGACCCCCTCGCCGTCGGCGGCGAAACGAAGTTCACGATGATGCGCAGCATGACCGCCACGAACGCCGTACCAGTGTGGTTCGACGAGTACAAGCCGGCGACGACCGACCCGTGGCGCATCGACGCGCTGCATGGCCTGCTCCGGGGCGTCACCCGTGGTGGGACCGTCCAGCGGGGCAACGCCGACAAGACCACCGACGACTACACCCTGAGCGCCCCGGTCATCGTGAGCGGCGAGCAACGGATTCAGGGTGCTGCCGAGCAGCGGCGGTGCGTCATGACGACGTTCTCGTCGCGGGCTACCGACCCCGGCACCGACACCGCCCGCGCGTACAAGCGGCTCACGGGCGAGGGCTACCTCGACGACACCGGCGAGTACGTCACGGCCGACGCGCCTGACCCCCGCGAGCACGCGCTCGCGTACTACCAGTGGGTCGCCGGTCTCGACGGCGACGACCTCCGCGAACGGTGGAACGCGGCGGCCGCCGGCGTCGCCGGGATGCTCGTGAACGCCGGGTTCGATGACGGTCTCGGCGAGGCCGCACGGCAGGGGTTGCAGACCGTCGTGTTCGGCCTTCGACTCTACCGCGCGTTCGCGGGGACGGTGGGTGCCGACGTCGACGGCCTCGTGGACGAGGATGCCATCGAGAGCGCCGTCCGATACTCCGCGGCGGAGTTCGTCGGTGGCGGTCACAAGTCACACGTCGACACGCTCGTCGAGGTCGCCGCCCGGGCGGCCCAGAACGGCTACCTCGAAGCCGGGGAGCACTACACCGTCGTTCGCGACGAGACGCCGGAGTGCGAGGTCCGGGTGAACATGAGCGCCGCGTTCGACCCGCTCACGAAGTTCGTCAAGGACTACGACGTCTCGGCCGACCTCCTCGACGGGTTCGGCGACTACCGCGCACGGTTCCGCGAGGCCGCCGCCGCCGACGGTGGCTACATCACCGTTTTCGGCCAGAACAGCCCCCCCATCGGGCGAGCACTCGGCGTTCACGCGGGCCGGGCGTGCGACTCCCTTGATGGCTTCGAGGCGCGGGCGTTCGACGCCGAACCCGTCGCCGACCGGCCGAGCGGGGACAGGGACGACGACGCGGACGGTGGGGGCGGCGGGAGTGGCCCGTCGCAGGCCGACCGTCTCGAAATCGTCACCGACGCCGTGGCCGATCTCTGCGAGCGCGACGATGGCGCGGAGCACGCCCGCGTCGGCGATGTCGTCAACACGGCGATGGACGCCGGCGTCGACTCCTCGGCGGCCCACGCCGCGCTCGACAAGCTCGCCGAACAGGGTGACGTCTACCAGCCCCTCACCGGACAGTATCGGCTTCGCTGA
- a CDS encoding AbrB/MazE/SpoVT family DNA-binding domain-containing protein, with translation MRATRRLINNGKVTIPVHIRDELAIGDGDLVEIDVQAVENGSNQ, from the coding sequence ATGCGCGCTACAAGACGACTCATCAACAATGGCAAAGTGACCATTCCGGTCCACATCAGGGACGAACTCGCCATTGGCGATGGCGACCTCGTTGAAATCGACGTGCAGGCTGTCGAGAACGGGAGCAACCAATGA